Below is a window of Carassius auratus strain Wakin chromosome 50, ASM336829v1, whole genome shotgun sequence DNA.
GATCAGAACGACAATGTTCCAGTGATCTTGTATCCAGTCAGCGCTAACGGTTCTGCTGAGGGTGTGGAAGAGATTCCCCGTAATGTGAACGCAGGTCATTTGGTGACTAAAGTCAGAGCCTATGACGCAGATATAGGATACAACGGCTGGTTATTATTTTCACTGCAGGAAGTTAGTGACCACAGTCTCTTTAGTTTGGATCGCTATACAGGACAGATAAGGACCCTTCGCTCATTCACAGAAACAGACGAGGCCCAGCATAAACTGATCATTCTGGTCAAAGACAATGGGAACGTTTCACTCTCAGCAACAGCGACTGTGATTGTCAAAGTTGTGGAGCCCAAAGAGGCTTTTGCAGTTTCTGATgtgaaaaacacagtaaaagaCGAGGAGGAAAACAACgtgacattttatttaatcatcaCTTTGGGCTCGGTTTCAGTGCTTTTTGTCATCAGCATCATCGTGTTGATTGTAATGCAGTGCTCTAAATCGACAGACTATTCGTCCAAGTATTTACAGGAACCAAATTACGACGGGACTCTGTGTCACAGCATCCAGTACAGATCTGGAGACAAACGGTACATGTTAGTTGGACCCAGAATGAGTATCGGCTCTACTATAGTCCCGGGCAGTAATGGAAATACTCTAGTCATACCAGATCGCAGAAGGAGAGATTCTGGAGAGGTAAGAATGCCCGATTAATTCGAATTACAATCAGCGTGTTGTTTTGGAATTGTAGTACGTTATAGTTGCAAAATAgtattcttttacattttgattctCGCAGGGAGCTGTCCGTTGCGTTGGTGCTGAAATGATATGCAAATCCTTCAGAATATGCTTCATTGtgcttacattttttatttaattttttgtcttgaaaacattttaaaacaccaaTGTAAGTTGACAAAAATACTGAATGGATCTAaacttaaatatacttcatttatgATTAcgtttattgtttgtgtgtgtgtgtgtgttaaatactCATGGTGGTGAATTTTAAGcggttttcaagtgttttaaaccACTTGGTGGCGGTGTTGCTCCAGCATTTGTCCAGAATATTGAGTGCTGCCCCTGACGATGACGTAAATAGagctgtatttacattttttttttcacacacactggAAAGGCTCGGCATGCATGAACAATACGCTGCGCTGACGGTACCTAAAAAGACCGAGTTCATTTAGTTATTTTCTCATGTATTTGCTAAGAATATTCTTCTGCGGCCTCTAATATTCGAGGATATATACAATTGATCCTAGAGAAACTGTTTGCTAATCGTCTAATCGCACGTGATGGAAGCCGGAGGACAAAGGAGCAGATGGGGGTACTGGattgctttttgtattttttcaattgtTGGATTTGGCCAGCAGATTTTAGCTCAGATAAGATATTCAATTACAGAAGAAGTGAAAGAAGGAACAGCTTTGGGAAATATTGCTAAGGATTTGGGTCTTGAAGTAAGTAGCTTGGTGGACAGGCATTTTCGAATCGTTTCTGGATCTAAGGAGGAGCTGTTTCAGATAAATCAGGAAAATGGCGTTTTGTATGTCCATAAGAAAATCGACAGAGAGTCTTTGTGTGCTGGCAGCGGTGTTTGCATGGTAAATTTAAAAACCGTTATTGAAAATCCTCTCGAGATACATTATGTGGAGGTAGAAATATCAGATATAAACGATCATTATCCTAGTTTTCCTGAAAAAGAACAGCGCCTAAGAATTTCTGAAAATACACTGCCTGGTGCCGATTATCAGTTACAGGCGGCCGTTGATCCAGATTCTGGAACGAATTCGGTCCGGACCTATAAGTTAAGTCCTAATGATCATTTTGAAATTCGAGTTAGAGAGAGTGATGAGGATAAGGTACCGTTTTTAGTCCTGAAGAAGGCTGTTGATAGGGAGATTACAACTACATACAAGTTACTTTTAACAGCAGTTGACGGAGGAAATCCTCCGAAATCTGGCATTCTTAACATTACTATTACGATTCTTGATACAAATGATAATCGCCCTGTATTTAGTCGAGATACATATTCTGTAACATTACAAGAGAATTCTGCTGTTGGCACGGTGGTAATTCGAGTAAATGCAACTGATATGGATGAGGGACCAAACAGTGAAATTGAATACAGTTTTGCAGCATTAAATAGCAAAGTGCATGAGGTTTTTGATCTCCATCAGGTCACAGGTGAAATACGTGTAAAGGGAAAAGTTGATTTTGAAGATTCAGAAGTTTATAAACTAGATATTCAGGCATCGGATAAGGGACATCCATCGATGTCTGCAAACTGTAGAGTTGTTATTAAGATTATCGATGTGAATGACAACTGGCCAGATATTGAGATTACGTCACTTTATAAGAACATCCCTGAAGATTCTAAACCTGGAACGGTCATTTCTCTCATCAGTGTGACTGATAAAGATGCAGGGATCAATGGTAAAGTAATTTGTCAGTTAAACAAAAATATTCCCTTTGAGCTTAAGCCTTCTTTAAAAGACAATATGTACTCTTTAGTGACAAAAGATCGGTTAGATAGAGAAACGAGTTCACAGTACGAAATTACAATGACAGCCTCAGATTTAGGACAGCCGTCGTTGACTGCATCGACCACTCTCAGCGTTCAGATTTCTGATGTGAATGATAATTCGCCAGAATTTGTAATAAATCCTTTAGACCTCTATATAATGGAAAATAATGCAGCCGGTTCGTCTATCATTTCTGTAAGCGCCTTTGATAGAGACACTGCTGAAAATGCCATGATATCGTATCATATAATTAGAGGTGATGGAACACCGAATGATTTgtcatcttttttaaatataaattccgCCACTGGGGTTGTTTATTCGCTGAAAAGCTTTGACTTTGAAACACTAAAGACTTCCCACTTCCATGTTCTCGCCACGGATTCTGGAACTCCATCTCTGAGCAGTAACGTGACAGTGAACGTGTTTATTCTGGATCAGAACGACAATGTTCCAGTGATCTTGTATCCAGTCAGCGCTAACGGTTCTGCTGAGGGTGTGGAAGAGATTCCCCGTAATGTGAACGCAGGTCATTTGGTGACTAAAGTCAGAGCCTATGACGCAGATATAGGATACAACGGCTGGTTATTATTTTCACTGCAGGAAGTTAGTGACCACAGTCTCTTTAGTTTGGATCGCTATACAGGACAGATAAGGACCCTTCGCTCATTCACAGAAACAGACGAGGCCCAGCATAAACTGATCATTCTGGTCAAAGACAATGGGAACGTTTCACTCTCAGCAACAGCGACTGTGATTGTCAAAGTTGTGGAACCCAAAGAGGCTTTTGCAGCTTCTGATGTGAAGAACGCAGTaaaagaggaggaggaaaacaacgtgacattttatttgatcatcaCTTTGGGCTCGGTTTCTGTGCTTTTTGTCATCAGCATCATCGTGTTGATTGTAATGCAATGCTATAAATCGACAGACCATGCTTCCAAATATTTACAGGATACAAATTACGACGGGACTCTGTGTCACAGCATCCAGTACAGATCTGGAGACAAACGGTACATGTTAGTTGGACCCAGAATGAGTATCGGCTCTACTATAGTCCCGGGCAGTAATGGAAATACTCTAGTGATACCAGATCACAGGAGGAGAGATTCTGGAGAGGTAGGAGTATGCAAATTatattaaacaacattttctCAGGTTTAGTGTCTTCAatgatgttttatgttttcatattttatgtttgatatttGTGCTTGGGAATTAAGCTTTGAACGCTGTAATGAATTTtcgctgtccatggttctgaaatGTTTCACTCTTCCGGGGTAACAATACATTCGTTTCCtaggttttttatatttttatttatttatttattttattttttttacacgtgAGAATTTAGACTTACTACTCCTTTTGTACCATGTGGTGTCAGTGTTACATAAGGATATGGCGTAGAGCTTTGGCCCTGCCTATCTACATGTGGTGCGCATGGCTGTTCCGTTCAGTAAAACTGTGACAGCAGCTGTCGAGTACATCGTGAGAAGCggaaatataaatattctatatttttatcGACGCTGTTTAATCAAGATTGTTGCATCTGGGAAAAGACCATTTCAACTGAACACCAATTTTAAAGGAATTATTAACGATGGACGAACAGAGACGCAGATGGGAGAACTGGTGGATGgctttgtgtttctctttttttctctgcatCGGGCCGCAGGTTTCAGCTCAGATAAGATACACTGTTCCAGAGGAAATGAAAGAGGGATCTGTTGTGGGTAATATTGCTAAGGATCTGGGACTCGACGTGAGTACTTTGGTGGACAGACGGTTCCGTATCGTCTCTGGTTCTAAAGACGCGTTTTTTCAAGTAAATCAAAACAATGGCGAATTGTATATTCAGAAAAGCATAGACAGAGAAGAGCTTTGTGACGGAAACGG
It encodes the following:
- the LOC113067284 gene encoding protocadherin alpha-6-like isoform X12 — protein: MEAGGQRSRWGYWIAFCIFSIVGFGQQILAQIRYSITEEVKEGTALGNIAKDLGLEVSSLVDRHFRIVSGSKEELFQINQENGVLYVHKKIDRESLCAGSGVCMVNLKTVIENPLEIHYVEVEISDINDHYPSFPEKEQRLRISENTLPGADYQLQAAVDPDSGTNSVRTYKLSPNDHFEIRVRESDEDKVPFLVLKKAVDREITTTYKLLLTAVDGGNPPKSGILNITITILDTNDNRPVFSRDTYSVTLQENSAVGTVVIRVNATDMDEGPNSEIEYSFAALNSKVHEVFDLHQVTGEIRVKGKVDFEDSEVYKLDIQASDKGHPSMSANCRVVIKIIDVNDNWPDIEITSLYKNIPEDSKPGTVISLISVTDKDAGINGKVICQLNKNIPFELKPSLKDNMYSLVTKDRLDRETSSQYEITMTASDLGQPSLTASTTLSVQISDVNDNSPEFVINPLDLYIMENNAAGSSIISVSAFDRDTAENAMISYHIIRGDGTPNDLSSFLNINSATGVVYSLKSFDFETLKTSHFHVLATDSGTPSLSSNVTVNVFILDQNDNVPVILYPVSANGSAEGVEEIPRNVNAGHLVTKVRAYDADIGYNGWLLFSLQEVSDHSLFSLDRYTGQIRTLRSFTETDEAQHKLIILVKDNGNVSLSATATVIVKVVEPKEAFAASDVKNAVKEEEENNVTFYLIITLGSVSVLFVISIIVLIVMQCYKSTDHASKYLQDTNYDGTLCHSIQYRSGDKRYMLVGPRMSIGSTIVPGSNGNTLVIPDHRRRDSGESTLKPKGPGADWRYSASLRAGMQSSVHMEESSVMQGAQGVLVQNWPTASSAPDNEGGEVSPPVGAGVDSNSWHFRYGPGPGGPPHLKPGEVPPEAFIIPGSPAIISIRQGDGDDKSDFISFGKKEEAKKKKKKKKEKKDKREKGKDDDDDD